The sequence below is a genomic window from Acropora palmata chromosome 5, jaAcrPala1.3, whole genome shotgun sequence.
ATATTTGGGGATCTAATGCAAATTTCCATCACTAGTTGCTGGAATCACTGGTTAAGCCATTATCGTGTTTTGTGGGTTGTACATCATCAGGTTGACATGAAGCTGGAAACTAATATTGTGTTCTTCATTCTTACCTGTCCCTCTATCAGAATTTTAATGCTCTAGTTACACCAAGGCTTCATTCAACCATCTATATGAACTAAGCAAActcaaattatttaaattatgGTCCAGATAATAGAAGAAGGCCTTGAGTGCAAAACCCAGCATAAGCTGACTAAACCTCTTCTCCATTTGCTGGACAGAAATGCTCTCTTGTTTGTTATCTACTAAAATCAGCAATGTTGTCTTTATTTTGGCACAGTTCGCCAGCATTTAGCCAGGCTTCCATCAATTGATCCAAATACAAGAACTTTGTTGATTTGTGGGTAGGTTATGAAAGTTCTTGTAATAATAACAGCATTAATTTAAAACATGATTTAAAAGTTCAGCAAAGCTGATGTGGTCGTgtataattaataaaattagaGCTAATTAATTACAACAAAACTTATGTAAGAATTCGACgcatttacaataatttatgtgGCTTAAAAGAACACCTGAGTGACTTTTCAAAAGCGTCAATGTCACAAATTGATCTCATCTGGTTTTCCAGGGCATTCCACCGAATAATTGACTGAATTACTGAATTAAGAGCAAAGAAAGGCATAGTTTTCGCAAAAATGCCAAAGAAGTACACTTTTTGGATTGGGCACCagtcaaaacaataattattttaacccAGTTTCTGATTTCTAAATAATTCTGTGTCCAGTATTCATTATCTTAAGGAAAATAAGAAGTTGAAAAAGGTTGGAATCATTTTGAccagaaattcattttaaattaattaaccTACAACAATCATAGAAATGTTGGTGAAAGTTGCAGCAACAATATCTGTGCATGAAATTACTATTATTCCAAGGAAACATTTGATTGTTGTTgactttatttcttttcttttcagttttccaaatgttggaaaatcaagttttttgaacaaggtgattattcattgtttttaaagttatttttcatgTCATGCATTTGTTGGCATTGGTTTGCAACCTTAGATGAATGATTATGGTGGTGATCTGTTTTAACATCATCAGGTGACCAGAGCTGATGTTGAAGTCCAGCCTTATGCTTTCACCACCAAATCACTCTTTGTTGGCCACATGGACTATAAATACCTGAGATGGCAGGTCAGAACTTCTGCTCTCACTGTTCAATAACTATTGTCAGAAGTGGGtataaataattgaaatttttatcGTCCTAAACAGCGCTATAGTACTTAACCCGCTTCCAAGACCTTGTCATAGTATTACTTATCAAAATTCTTATTCTTGATCATGTGTTtcagaattttctttctttgatttgcTCCACAGTAGTTGTACATATGAATTATTTGCATCATGAACTTCCTTCAGGAAAGTGTCTAGATTTACGTGGTACAAGTGTAGTAAAAAGATACATATTCTTCTTGGTGTTAATTGATAATCATGGTTGCTATGGTGCATTTTCCCTCTGCTTGTAGGTTGTTGATACTCCAGGAATTCTTGATCATTCATTGGAGGAACGTAACACCATAGAAATGCAGGTTTGGGATTTTTTGATTGACTAGAATTGACACACATTAAACCCAAAACGAATGAAAggctagtttctaaagaaggTAGTGTCTAACTGTGGCTAGATGGTTTCTGAAGAAATTACCTAGTTTCGAACTGGAGTTTTCAACTCTGCACTCTTAACCTAAGGGAATCAATGAATGCCTCTCACTCAACTATTTCATTCACACCTTCAAATCACCACTTTTCAACCACACTGGCACAGCTCCTCCATCCCCTGTATACATGTACACAGACAACCGTATTACTtataaaattttcttgttaGTATAAGCTTATCAATGGTTTTTCACCAAGTTATATATCTAATTTGCTCAGTTTTTGTAGCAGCTCCTACTCTTTGTGTTCTTGTTCGAATAAGTTACTTCAAGTCCCGAGATCTAAGCTAAAGTCTTATGGTGACCGAAGATTTGCTATTGCAGAACCTAAGTTATGGAATAGCATACCTGCATTTATTTCACCAAGccttttcttgatttataaatagatttgtatatataatttttatgCTTATACTGTATACATAGTAGTTGTTAGGTTTTTTATAGTTTTGATATATTTTTCCTGATATTGTAAAGCACCtagaacaataatattaatgatataGATGCTATATaaataaaggttattattatgattataatTAACCCACAGGCCCCCTATTCACTATAATGAAGTGCTCACACTTGAAATTTCAGCTTTGTTATGCATCTCTTTATGATGTATGATACCAAATTTAGTATTTAACCCGTAAACCCCATTAAAAGTCACACCTTTAAAAAAGGTGaacatttttgtcaaataaAACCAACAAATTAAAGCTGAGCAGTTGTTGATAGCTTTCTTATGGCAATAGTTAATTGCCAGAATCAAATATGTACATAATGGTTAAAATAACTTCTAAATCTGGCTACAGGTCATTTGCCTATTCAGCTGCTAAATTATTTAACATCCTTGATTATGCCACAAAATGCTCCTTGATACTTAAAGAGTTTATAAATAACTAGTggtctaaatgatttgtaataatttacacaatttttgcataggttaattatttactttgaatgtttttattgtattaatatatatatatttctgtgTGTATGTTTTTATGCTTTAGATGCACAGCTTCATTGTAAATAAGTGACTTAGCTTTATGGATTCTGTGCTTAATAAAGTATCTAATCTAATCTAATACTTATTACATCAATCATTGATCTTTTTAGGCAATCACTGCTCTTGCTCACCTGAGAGCAGCCATCCTTTATATCATGGACATTTCTGAGCAGTGTGGACACTCTCTTGAGAAACAAATTGAATTGTTCAATGGAATTAAACCTCTCTTTGCTAACAAACCATTGCTTGTTGTTCTGAACAAAGTTGATGTTGTCAGACCTGAAGAATTAGAAGATGAAAAGCAAGATTTGCTGAAAGTTTTTGACCAGGAAGGTGAGATTAGGGCGTATGATCTTGGGGTAGGGAACAATAGCTATTTGGAATCATTGTTTATGAAGCTGTGAAGCCATAAATCTATTTCAAGCAAGGGTTTGCGTAATTAAACTAGAACCACTACGTGGAACTTACCGGGGCCCAGTGATCCAGCGATACATCTCAAGTCAGCGATATAATTATCCCTAACAACGtaacattgaaaaaacaacagaaaacgtCTGCATTTTATGACCGGTGCCAGCCTTTGGCTGGGGCCCAGTAAAAGGAAGTGGGCTTGTGTTAgattcaaaattcattcttaGAAACGAAACTTCTACTGCTTATATTTCGGAAACGGGGCGTTTTTCAGTCGTTAAATCTGGGCAACTACGCTTCTCTAACCTTAACCTTGAACATATTAAAATATCAAAGCAATCTGAAAAGGTCACTTTAGCCTCCAGGAATACCTTAAACACCAGTTTGCTTGTCATGATTACTTTTTACTGTACATAAACCTTAAGGCGTAACAGTGCTTCCAATGAGTGCAGTCAGTGATGAGGGTGTGATGACAGTTAAAATGGAGGCTTGTGATCAGCTCTTGGCTCAGAGAGTGGAGATCAAAATGAAGGGAAGGAAAGCTAAGGATGTTATGAACAGACTTCACGTTGCCATGCCAATGCAGAGAGACCAGAAAGACAGACCACCTTGCATACCTCAGGTAAAGTCTGCTGCAGGCATCACTAGTTGACTGATATTTAGCACATGTTACAGTGTGAAATAAAGAATCCAATGCAGCCTGGGTGCTTTGTTGAATTCACTCTAAACTTGTAGAGGTCTCTCTCTGTTAAGTGTGGTCCTCAAACAGGCTCAAGCATGCTTTTATGTCAAATATAGAATTCCCAGAGAATCATCCGATGTCAGAATTGCGTTATCAGTATAGGTAAGGCAAGATCCTCTTTGAAGCTTTTAACTTTGGAGTCAGTAACAGCTGTTACCAGCTGGCTCTGTCATCTGGCTGTAAAAGCGTAGCAAAAAACACAGGACTGCTGATGGCCAATACGTACTTATTGTCAGTTTCGTTGGTTTGGATTAGTCCGATATTGAGCTCTTTGACTTTCATGGTTATGCAGCCACACCTTTTGTGACCCACGTAAAGAAAAGAACAGACAACACGTAACCAATACCATGTTTATTGCTGTACTCTTGCGGCGCTGACtctaaaaaaaagttatcTTTTCAACCACAGTACGACTTTTCAAGAAGTAGAGCCTGTCACACAATTAAGCTTTTTTTATATGTTTTGttatattcttttctttttctttaattaaccGTAATAGGCAGTTCAAGATAAGAGGCAAGCGATGGCCGCTGACAAGGCtgaacaaaagagaaaactggCCAGAGATCTCGAGGTTGAGTTAGGAGAAGATTATCACATGGATATGCGAAATCATTGGGACTTGAAGATACCAGATGAGAAACATGATATTTTACCCGAGATATTCCTAGGAAAGAATGTGGCTGACTTTATTGACCCAGATATCATGAAGGTTTGTGCACATTTTAACACAATAACAAGACTGCTGTTCTTGTTCTTTACGATTGGTGCAACGCTTTGGATTGTTTTAACGTTTTTCTGTTATCATgctcaaattcattaataattcatgaaaagaaattaaggAAATCGctaccgtgaaggaggtttggatatgtgttCCTAACTATCGTAAAATTCGGcaaacttttgctttgaatttctctcaGAATTATTgctgctttgagaagctatatcaaacaacTGAAAGAGTGTTTCAACAGATTTCCAAACACTttgaagttggttaaaaaacacTCGGCTATGCCTCTTTTTTTCAACCttcttctcagtgtttggaaaTGCTGATGAAACAATCTTCCTcatgtttgatatattacttaTTCCACTGCAGAAATTGGAGGAGTTAGAGAAGGAAGAGGAATTACGTGAACAGGCTGGGCTTTACGACTCAGAACCGGTTAGTAACATTTTAACATAGATCAGTTTGCGTGTATGTACTTGCAGATGTATGTTCTTACAGCAAACAAGATTTTGTtcagtgacattttttttatgaacaaGCAttgaatttcttcatttttacaGGAAGAACTCAATtcagaagaagaggaaatcAGAAACAAAGCAGAAAAGTAAGTTGACGAGCAAAATGAGGCGGATTTTGCTTAGGGTAGAAAAAAATCGGTCATTCCTTTTCTTGTAAGGTTTGCCGTTTGCGCATCGGTAGAAAGGAAGGTTCCCATGAGATATGATAATACATCAAAACCGTAACCCTATGACAATAATTATGGTGCTTAAATGACTGCTTGTCCAAACAAAAGTACATAATGTAGCAattatgtttgtttgtttctttatttattagaATTCGACACAAGAGAAAGCTGATTAAGAAAATCCACGAGGATACGAGTAAAAAGAGTGGCAAGGTTCCACACCAGCAACTTCTCAAGGTTCGTCACCACATCTGTCATGCTCTCcttgtttgtcttttgttgTAGTACTCCATTGCAGGAAAAGCCTCACTTTCTTGTAGTTGCTGATGGAATTGTTCAGTTGGttgtttcatttaaattcTTTAGGTTCAAGCTGCTCGCAGCAGGAGAAGTAAAACTAACTTTGGTGAACAAATGGAAGCCATTGAAGAGGTGAGTGAATTTGCGAGAAAGCCTTGAAGTTTTTTTCGGTATTCCGTGACAAAGTTTAATTTCTGATCTTTTCACAGGGAGATAAAGATTCGAAGAGAGCCCGCTCTCAGACCCCAGTGAGCAGGAAAAGACCGCGATCCGCAAGCAGTGGTACTCGCAGCTTGTCACGGACACCACGTGACCAGTCAGGAATAACTTCCCCTGAGGTAAGATTTTGATTGCTACATTAGGAGGCTAATGCTACAGGCTGGTCGACTGAAATCCCAGTACATAAATGCGCCCAAAATAGTGATAGCTTTTAATTGTTCAACCGGATAGCGACAATTTCAAATCTGTTGTCTTTCTATTTCTTCTTATCTGGTGttttcagaagaagaagaaagcgaAGAAGCTGGCGAAGGACTCGCTAAAAAGAATAAACCGCATGGGCAGAGCAGGTGAGATGCGCTGGAATTTAATTGTTAACTGCTTCAATTCTTTGTGTTCAAAGAGCAGCAGTAAGGTATTTCGGAGAGTTGCAGAGTTAAGCTGTGTAAAATGCCATCGAGTCAGGGTCGTTTTTCGCTGAAGCGATACTCGATCTTGTGATCCCCCGATTAAGGTGGTGATCAGAAACATtaattgtgttaattgtttgaTTTGCAGGAGAGGCGGACCGGAAGATCACTGTGAAGATGCCCAGGCATTTGTTTGCAGGGAAACGAAAGCTGAACAAGGTTTCGAGGAGATAGTCATGGACTCTTATGGTGTCATCTTTTcttgtgaaaaaagaaataaattctCAAATTTTGTCGATATGGTTCAAATAGGATTTTGTCACGAAAGGCTCAATAAGTATTTTAGTGGTCAACATGGGCAGGAGAGTTGATGAGAAGAAAACCTACCAATAATCTGAGAGGTGAATTTACAGCCATTTCTTGAGATCTGTTGGAGTGACCGAGTGCGGATGCCCGCACAGTTGACATCTTGGTTACTTATTCTTCTTATGACTAAATAGCCTGCGTGGCAGGCGCTAGAAAGGGAAACGAAGAGGGGAAAATTGAGCGCGCGCGAAGCGAGGGAAAGGGGAAGCTTGCGTTCCCCAACCCCCCTCTCCCTTCCCCTTTCTAGCGCCTGCCCCGTAGGCTAATAACTAAACCGGTAACGTGTTACCGAGCTTCTGTGGAATGATAAATCACGAATAATAGGACAACTAAATTAccgaattttttcattttcttgtctcaaggtaaaaaatttctttccacataaattacattagagtagtcaacaatttcttttttaatattaatttaattcaTCACATTTGGCCAATGGTTAAGGCCATTTTGCGCATTGCTCTCTTGTCCAGCAGGAGAGGACAGACTGGAGCATAATAAAAACGGTCTAGAGTAGCAGAGAGGAGATAAAATGCTAAAAGAAGTGCGCAGCTTATTCAGTTGTTAGGTTGAGATTGGTACCAAGATCAAAAAGACACAGAAGCTGATTATCGTGGAGgtcattttcttctttctagGACTTTATGTGTGATGCTGATGAGAGCATCGCGTTCTGGCGATGCAGATAACTTGTGAATTTGTTTCACGGCTTCCTTGGTGTATTGACTTGCCAGTGTATATGATCGAGCGATGCCGTCACTCTGAAATATATTCAGTATTCAGAAATTATACCGCAGGTTTCAAGCTGACATTTCGCGTTTAATTTGCATGTAGGTTTGCGCCAGCTCAAATTCCGGAAAGCGACTCACCGTGTGGCATGAAATTCTCGCGGGAGTTTGTTTTCGCCAATTTTCCAGCGATTCGCGAAAATTTACTGCGTTTCTTTATATTGCTGAATTTCAATTAAATTTACTTCAAACAATATAACAGCCTACCTTTTTGcaatttcaacaaaatgaaCTGTGATTGCCGTCTGCGGTCTCTGTCTGGTAATATCACACAAGAGCTAAATCTCTTAAGGATACGCAtgttagatcaaaaatctaactcTACGGCTGTCATGCGCGGCGACCGCCAAAACTACACGAGGAGTCCGTGCAAGCCTGTCACTCACTTGCTCTCTCATGTTGTAAAGGCCGACTTGTGGCATTTACTCAAGAGAATatataaacaaaacattaagaaaatatgagaccccttgtttttatttttgtatgaACCAGTGCCGAACGTGAAATACCGGACAGAAGCTTGCCTAAGATCCGCGACAATTTCTTCCCGCGAAAACTGCCACACGGTATCGAGCCGACATGTTGGATGGACGTTAAGAGGGAATGGGACGAGAAGAAACGAAAAGACGCCTGCACCTTTCCCTCCACCTCATCTGACCCACCCATTTGGTGGCGATTTATTTCCTCCCCCCAATTTTCCTCCgcttcaagatggcggctaaACATCCGACCAAGGTCAAACTGAATGGTTTGCATTAGATAACATTGGGTGAAGTAGAACCGAAAGAAACtcgtgttttccgatgtctctgacgtcatcgtcgtcctCTCCTTACAGAAATAAATAGGGCGGAATATGGAGACGGTCGATCGACTTCCTTAATTAAGGGATGCTCTCTCTGCTGTTGCGATGCGATTTATCGACGagttcttcattttttttaaaacatgaaCCATATTCCGCCATATTCATTTCGATCACGAGAGGGCGACGATGAGGTCAGAGACAtcgaaaacacgattttcgttcggtTCTACTTTACTTTTAATCTAATGCAAACCAGGCCAAACAGCGTGTGACCACTAAAATATGCCCGCACTACAGGCTACAGTGATAACCACTCGGGCGACGGACTGACTCGATTCCAAAACCCGCTCGTTGCCAAGTTTTACAGCCAACTGAAATCAAGCCGATTCTCACAAATATTACCCCCTAGTTTGCGGGGTCGAGAAAGGGGACTGAGTAGGAGGTTGGGACTTGTTAGTCCATTCCATGATTTCCCCActaatctaaaaaaaaaactgtatcaAGCAACCTATTGTTTGCACCCGCCTAAATTTGAAGCCAAGATTATTTTTGGTGAGACCACCTTACGCACCACAGCTTGGATCTGCGGTCTGAAAACCGGTATCCGAGCCGTCGAGATTTTATTCATAAGACTGAGGTCTCACCAAGATGACCGCCGTTAATTTCTTGgcctcaaaaatgaaacaatagaagctcgatTCAGTCTTTCTTTTTAGATCAGTGGAATACCCCACccgggagaaaaaaaaacggagaACGTAGATGACTAGTAAGATTACAACAGATACAAATTTCAGTTCCTAAAGAAGGTTTGGTACCGTGTTGGTAGGGATG
It includes:
- the LOC141881959 gene encoding GTP-binding protein 4-like translates to MALYNFKKITVVPTSKDFVDIILSRTQRKTPTVVHRHYKISRIRGFYMRKVKFTQQNYHDKLTTILTDFPRLEDVHPFYSDLMNVLYDKDHYKLALGQINTARHLIDNVAKDYVRLLKYGDSLYRCKQLKRAALGRMCTIMKRQGQSLQYLEQVRQHLARLPSIDPNTRTLLICGFPNVGKSSFLNKVTRADVEVQPYAFTTKSLFVGHMDYKYLRWQVVDTPGILDHSLEERNTIEMQAITALAHLRAAILYIMDISEQCGHSLEKQIELFNGIKPLFANKPLLVVLNKVDVVRPEELEDEKQDLLKVFDQEGVTVLPMSAVSDEGVMTVKMEACDQLLAQRVEIKMKGRKAKDVMNRLHVAMPMQRDQKDRPPCIPQAVQDKRQAMAADKAEQKRKLARDLEVELGEDYHMDMRNHWDLKIPDEKHDILPEIFLGKNVADFIDPDIMKKLEELEKEEELREQAGLYDSEPEELNSEEEEIRNKAEKIRHKRKLIKKIHEDTSKKSGKVPHQQLLKVQAARSRRSKTNFGEQMEAIEEGDKDSKRARSQTPVSRKRPRSASSGTRSLSRTPRDQSGITSPEKKKKAKKLAKDSLKRINRMGRAGEADRKITVKMPRHLFAGKRKLNKVSRR